From Gemmatimonadaceae bacterium, one genomic window encodes:
- the pxpB gene encoding 5-oxoprolinase subunit PxpB, with protein MRFTPLGDRAVMITLGATIDETTRRLVRSASVRIDQRPPAGFVDQVPAFTSIAVHYDPVVAARGTSKTPYARVVDELTTALDGLTAEKPPPARVVDIPVHYGGSLGPDLDDVARGHEMSAEEVVRIHTSGDYLVYMIGFMPGFAYLGGLSPKLATPRRTTPRTVVPAGTVGIGGSQTGVYPLDSPGGWNLIGRTPLAIFDIAREEPALLATGDRVRFRAITETEFRNWPT; from the coding sequence GTGCGCTTCACCCCGCTGGGCGACCGCGCCGTCATGATCACACTCGGCGCGACGATCGATGAAACGACGCGCCGCCTCGTGCGCAGCGCGTCCGTGCGCATCGACCAGCGTCCGCCGGCGGGATTCGTCGACCAAGTGCCGGCGTTCACGAGCATCGCGGTTCATTACGATCCGGTCGTCGCGGCTCGAGGTACGTCGAAGACACCCTACGCGCGCGTCGTCGACGAGCTGACGACCGCGCTCGACGGGCTGACGGCGGAGAAGCCTCCGCCGGCACGCGTGGTCGACATTCCCGTGCACTACGGCGGATCGCTCGGCCCCGACCTCGACGACGTCGCACGAGGCCACGAGATGAGCGCCGAGGAGGTCGTGCGCATCCACACGAGTGGCGACTACCTCGTGTACATGATCGGCTTCATGCCCGGCTTCGCGTACTTGGGCGGCCTGTCGCCGAAGCTCGCGACGCCGCGGCGGACAACCCCGCGCACCGTCGTACCGGCCGGAACGGTGGGCATCGGCGGAAGTCAGACGGGCGTATACCCGCTCGATTCACCCGGCGGTTGGAACCTCATCGGCAGGACGCCGCTCGCAATCTTCGACATCGCGCGCGAAGAGCCCGCGCTCTTGGCGACAGGCGATCGCGTTCGCTTCCGCGCCATCACGGAGACCGAATTCCGGAACTGGCCGACGTGA
- a CDS encoding MBL fold metallo-hydrolase — MTLHLRFWGTRGSVPTPGPHTVRYGGNTSCVEVRTGTGALVIIDAGTGMRELGQSLVDGANGSPITADIFLTHAHWDHIQGIPFFAPIFERGNQFTIWGATSLRANVGRVLRDQMSPVVFPVTFDSLPARVEFAELADDPHVGDGYSIAAFALHHPGGAIAYRVTDTAPGGRTFVHVSDNELAPHASYGDDPGWRDRLVDFVRGASVLIHDATYTPEEYERHRGWGHSTYDDALELALDSGVHELVLFHHKPERHDDDLDERLASCRATVAQRGVSLRVTASAEGMTLSV, encoded by the coding sequence ATGACGTTGCACCTGCGTTTCTGGGGGACGCGCGGCTCCGTGCCGACGCCGGGCCCACACACGGTGCGCTACGGCGGCAATACATCGTGCGTCGAGGTCCGAACCGGCACCGGAGCGCTGGTGATCATCGACGCGGGAACGGGAATGCGCGAGCTCGGACAGTCGCTCGTCGACGGCGCCAACGGTTCGCCGATCACGGCCGATATTTTCCTCACGCACGCGCACTGGGATCACATCCAGGGCATTCCCTTCTTCGCGCCGATCTTCGAGCGCGGCAACCAATTCACGATCTGGGGCGCGACGTCGCTGCGCGCAAACGTCGGCCGCGTCCTCCGCGACCAGATGTCCCCCGTCGTCTTCCCCGTGACGTTCGACTCGCTGCCGGCGCGCGTGGAGTTCGCCGAACTGGCCGATGACCCGCACGTTGGCGACGGATACTCGATCGCCGCGTTCGCGCTCCATCATCCGGGCGGCGCGATCGCGTATCGCGTGACCGACACCGCCCCGGGCGGCCGGACCTTCGTCCACGTCTCGGACAACGAGCTCGCTCCCCACGCGAGCTACGGCGACGACCCCGGCTGGCGGGACCGCCTCGTCGACTTCGTGCGCGGCGCCTCGGTCCTCATTCATGACGCGACGTACACGCCCGAGGAGTACGAGCGCCACCGCGGGTGGGGACATTCGACGTACGACGACGCGCTCGAGCTCGCGCTCGACAGCGGTGTGCACGAGCTGGTGCTCTTTCACCACAAGCCAGAGCGCCACGACGACGACCTCGACGAGCGCCTCGCGTCGTGCCGCGCGACGGTCGCGCAGCGCGGGGTGTCACTGCGCGTGACCGCGTCGGCCGAAGGAATGACGCTTTCGGTGTAA
- a CDS encoding biotin-dependent carboxyltransferase family protein — MSARVVSGGLQTTVQDLGRARAQRHAVPVGGAMDTMALRLANLLVGNEEGAAGLEATLIGPAIEFDAPTLIAVGGADLTATIDSTPIGRWRPVLAPARSTLRFGRPENGCRAYIAFAGGVDVPPVFESRSTYLRGAFGGMDGRALRDGDEIRVGESSKLARRIAGSLHDGEGGLGLARWYAGVTLRPPYSAEPIVRLVPGAHTEALDAESRTALFGARFRVSASSDRMGYRLEGPQLRLRERVEMLSEAVTFGTVQLPPGGAPIVLMADGQTTGGYPRIGEVASVDLPLMGQLKPGDHVQFVAVSLDEAQGLYLEREHELAQMKVGLAFRFSKGGDTT, encoded by the coding sequence GTGAGCGCGCGAGTCGTGAGCGGCGGGCTTCAGACGACTGTACAGGACCTCGGCCGCGCGCGCGCGCAGCGCCACGCAGTGCCGGTCGGCGGCGCGATGGACACGATGGCTCTCCGCCTCGCGAACCTGCTCGTCGGCAACGAGGAGGGCGCCGCGGGACTGGAGGCGACGCTCATCGGCCCGGCGATCGAGTTCGATGCGCCGACGCTGATCGCGGTCGGCGGCGCGGATCTGACCGCGACGATCGACTCGACGCCGATCGGCCGTTGGCGACCGGTGCTCGCGCCCGCGCGCAGCACGCTGCGCTTCGGCCGCCCCGAAAACGGATGCCGCGCCTACATCGCCTTCGCGGGAGGCGTGGACGTGCCGCCGGTCTTCGAGAGCCGCTCCACCTACTTGCGCGGCGCGTTCGGCGGCATGGACGGCCGAGCGTTGCGCGACGGCGACGAGATTCGCGTTGGCGAGTCATCCAAGCTCGCCCGCCGAATCGCCGGATCGTTACACGACGGCGAGGGTGGGCTGGGGCTCGCGCGATGGTATGCCGGAGTCACGCTGCGACCTCCCTACTCGGCGGAGCCGATCGTGCGACTCGTTCCGGGCGCTCACACGGAAGCGCTCGACGCGGAGTCGCGTACCGCGCTGTTCGGCGCCCGGTTTCGCGTGTCGGCAAGCTCGGATCGCATGGGCTATCGCCTCGAGGGTCCGCAACTCCGACTGCGCGAGCGCGTCGAGATGTTGTCGGAAGCGGTCACCTTCGGCACGGTGCAACTTCCGCCGGGCGGGGCGCCGATCGTGCTCATGGCCGACGGACAAACCACGGGCGGTTATCCGCGCATCGGTGAAGTCGCGTCGGTGGATCTTCCGCTCATGGGCCAGCTCAAGCCCGGAGACCACGTGCAATTCGTTGCCGTCTCGCTCGACGAAGCCCAGGGGCTGTACCTTGAGCGCGAGCACGAGCTGGCACAGATGAAGGTCGGTCTCGCGTTTCGTTTCTCCAAGGGCGGCGACACGACATGA